From Planctomycetota bacterium, one genomic window encodes:
- the amrS gene encoding AmmeMemoRadiSam system radical SAM enzyme, with protein sequence MASANEHEAALWKEAAEGAVDCFLCAHRCHIAPGNRGVCRVRENQGGRLVSLAYGRVVAAHVDPIEKKPLFHFLPGSKAYSIATVGCNFQCGFCQNWQISQWPRKEPGAMPGEPMTPEEVVANAKGSGCESVSYTYTEPTMFFEFARDCGRLAKAEGLRNTFVTNGYATAEAVEAMAGWLDAANVDLKAWQDDFYRRICKARVEPVKETIRRMRAAGIHVEVTTLLVPGRNDDPEDLKALAGFLAGVSPDLVWHVSRFHPDYDMLDAPATPIETIREAVAIGRAAGLRFVYAGNVSGWEDTVCPACGATVIRRAGFAVTRRNLRGASCGECGERLPIIVE encoded by the coding sequence ATGGCATCGGCGAACGAGCACGAGGCGGCGCTGTGGAAAGAGGCGGCCGAGGGGGCCGTCGACTGCTTCCTCTGCGCCCATCGGTGCCACATCGCGCCGGGGAATCGCGGCGTGTGCCGCGTCCGAGAGAACCAGGGAGGCCGGCTCGTGAGCCTGGCCTACGGGCGGGTCGTCGCCGCCCACGTGGACCCCATCGAAAAGAAGCCGCTCTTTCACTTTCTCCCGGGCTCCAAGGCGTACTCGATCGCGACCGTCGGGTGCAACTTTCAGTGCGGGTTCTGCCAGAACTGGCAGATCTCGCAGTGGCCTCGGAAGGAACCCGGCGCGATGCCGGGTGAACCGATGACGCCCGAGGAAGTCGTGGCGAACGCGAAAGGCTCCGGCTGCGAGTCGGTCTCATACACCTATACGGAACCGACAATGTTTTTCGAGTTCGCGCGCGACTGCGGCCGGCTGGCGAAGGCCGAGGGCCTCCGGAACACGTTCGTGACGAACGGCTACGCGACGGCGGAGGCGGTCGAGGCGATGGCCGGCTGGCTCGACGCCGCCAACGTGGACCTGAAGGCGTGGCAGGACGATTTCTACCGCCGCATCTGCAAGGCCCGCGTCGAGCCGGTCAAGGAAACGATCCGCCGCATGCGGGCCGCGGGGATTCACGTCGAGGTGACGACGCTCCTGGTGCCCGGACGCAACGACGACCCGGAGGATCTGAAGGCGCTCGCGGGGTTTCTTGCGGGCGTGTCGCCGGACCTGGTGTGGCACGTGTCGCGGTTTCATCCGGATTACGACATGCTGGACGCGCCGGCGACGCCGATCGAGACGATCCGGGAGGCGGTGGCGATCGGGCGGGCGGCGGGCCTGCGGTTCGTTTACGCGGGCAACGTGTCGGGCTGGGAGGACACGGTGTGCCCGGCCTGCGGGGCGACGGTGATCCGGCGGGCGGGGTTTGCGGTGACGCGACGAAACCTTCGCGGGGCGAGTTGCGGGGAGTGCGGCGAGCGGTTGCCGATCATCGTGGAGTGA
- a CDS encoding NAD(P)-dependent oxidoreductase: protein MAKKRTKVGFVGLGLMGTPMAECLLKAGYLLTVWNRTPGKMEPLAAAGAKKAVSPAAVAKGADFVVVMVADDGALDNVLFDEEGLSRGMKRSSLLINCSTTSPAMSWRAATALRSLKVHYLEAPVMWSVSAAQEGKLQVLVGGSRNDFARAKPILDALGTVHYVGEVGKGATMRIACSVMVAAMMQTFAEAFVLARKAGVPFETMMEILHAGPVESPLYRIAEQTIVNAGGRPNFYLKHMVKDLNLATDLARQLDVPLPLASQVRQMFTIVKNLGKGNDDFSSVLEVMAAWSGVALRG, encoded by the coding sequence ATGGCCAAGAAGCGAACGAAGGTGGGCTTCGTCGGTCTGGGTCTGATGGGGACGCCGATGGCCGAGTGCCTGCTGAAGGCGGGGTATCTGCTGACGGTCTGGAACCGGACGCCGGGGAAAATGGAGCCCCTCGCCGCCGCCGGCGCGAAGAAGGCCGTCTCGCCGGCCGCAGTCGCGAAAGGCGCCGATTTCGTCGTCGTCATGGTGGCGGACGACGGGGCGCTCGACAACGTGCTGTTTGACGAGGAAGGGCTGTCGCGCGGCATGAAGCGGTCCAGCCTGCTCATCAACTGTTCGACGACGAGTCCGGCGATGAGTTGGCGGGCGGCGACGGCCCTTCGGAGCCTCAAGGTCCACTACCTGGAGGCGCCGGTGATGTGGAGTGTGTCGGCGGCTCAGGAAGGCAAACTGCAGGTGCTCGTCGGCGGAAGCCGCAACGATTTCGCCCGGGCCAAACCTATCCTCGACGCGCTCGGCACGGTCCATTACGTGGGCGAGGTCGGCAAGGGCGCCACGATGAGGATCGCCTGCTCGGTGATGGTGGCGGCGATGATGCAGACCTTTGCGGAGGCGTTCGTGCTGGCGCGCAAGGCGGGCGTTCCGTTCGAGACGATGATGGAGATTCTGCACGCGGGGCCCGTCGAGTCGCCGCTCTATCGTATCGCCGAGCAGACGATCGTGAATGCCGGCGGCCGGCCCAACTTCTATCTGAAGCACATGGTGAAGGACCTGAATCTGGCAACGGACCTGGCGCGGCAGTTGGACGTGCCCCTGCCGCTGGCCTCCCAGGTCCGCCAGATGTTCACCATCGTGAAGAACCTCGGCAAAGGCAACGACGACTTCTCGTCCGTCCTGGAGGTGATGGCGGCGTGGTCGGGGGTGGCGCTGCGCGGCTGA